The following proteins are encoded in a genomic region of Apodemus sylvaticus chromosome 21, mApoSyl1.1, whole genome shotgun sequence:
- the Irx3 gene encoding iroquois-class homeodomain protein IRX-3 isoform X2 — MSFPQLGYQYIRPLYPPERPGAAGGGGGGGSAGGRSGPGAGASELAASGSLSNVLSSVYGAPYAAAAAAAAAAQGYGAFLPYATELPIFPQLGAQYELKDSPGVQHPATAAAFPHPHPAFYPYGQYQFGDPSRPKNATRESTSTLKAWLNEHRKNPYPTKGEKIMLAIITKMTLTQVSTWFANARRRLKKENKMTWAPRSRTDEEGNAYGSEREEEDEEEDEEEGKRELEMEEEELAGEEDTGGEGLADDDEDEEIDLENLDSAAAGSELTLAGATHRNGDFGLGPISDCKNSDSDDSSEGLEERPLSVLSLAPAPPPVARAPASPPSPPSSLDPCAPAPAPSSALQKPKIWSLAETATSPDNPRRSPPGAGGSPPGAAVAPPTLQLSPAAAVAAAAAHRLVSAPLGKFPAWTNRPFPGPPAGPRPHPLSMLGSAPQHLLGLPGAAGHPAAATTAYARPAEPESGTDRCSALEVEKKLLKTAFQPVPRRPQNHLDAALVLSALSSS, encoded by the exons ATGTCCTTCCCCCAGCTCGGATACCAGTACATCCGCCCGCTCTACCCACCCGAGCGCCCGGGAGCCGcgggcggcggcggaggcggcggtAGCGCCGGGGGCCGGAGCGGTCCCGGCGCCGGAGCCTCCGAGTTGGCCGCCTCGGGGTCCCTATCCAATGTGCTTTCGTCCGTGTACGGGGCACCCtacgccgccgccgctgctgccgccgccgccgcccagggTTACGGCGCCTTCCTGCCCTACGCCACGGAGCTGCCCATCTTCCCACAGCTG GGCGCTCAGTATGAGCTGAAGGACAGCCCTGGGGTCCAGCATCCGGCCACGGCCGCCGCGTTCCCGCACCCGCACCCCGCCTTCTACCCCTACGGCCAGTACCAATTCGGGGACCCGTCCCGTCCCAAGAACGCCACCCGGGAAAGCACGAGCACTCTCAAGGCCTGGCTCAACGAGCACCGCAAGAACCCGTACCCCACCAAGGGCGAGAAGATCATGCTGGCCATCATCACCAAGATGACCCTCACCCAGGTGTCCACCTGGTTCGCTAACGCGCGCCGGCGTCTCAAGAAGGAGAACAAGATGACGTGGGCTCCCCGCAGTCGCACGGACGAGGAGGGCAATGCTTATGGGAGCGAGcgggaggaggaggacgaagaggaaGACGAGGAAGAGGGCAAACGCGagctggagatggaggaggaggagctcgCAGGAGAGGAGGACACTGGGGGCGAGGGCCTGGCCGACGACGACGAGGACGAGGAGATCGATTTGGAAAACTTAGACAGCGCGGCAGCCGGATCGGAACTGACCCTGGCTGGGGCGACACACAGGAACGGCGACTTCGGCCTGGGACCCATTTCGGACTGCAAAAATAGCGACTCGGACGACAGCTCTGAAGGCTTGGAGGAGCGACCACTGTCGGTCCTGAGCCTGGCCCCAGCGCCACCGCCCGTGGCCAGGGCTCCTGCATCTCCACCTTCTCCACCCTCCAGCCTGGATCCCTGCGCTCCGGCACCGGCGCCCTCCTCCGCCCTCCAGAAGCCCAAGATCTGGTCACTGGCCGAGACGGCCACCAGCCCGGACAACCCACGTCGCTCGCCTCCCGGAGCCGGAGGTTCTCCTCCCGGGGCAGCCGTTGCGCCCCCGACGCTGCAGCTCTCGCCCGCGGCCGCCGTAGCGGCTGCAGCGGCACACAGACTCGTGTCGGCGCCGCTTGGCAAATTCCCCGCTTGGACCAACAGACCTTTCCCAGGCCCGCCGGCCGGTCCCCGGCCGCACCCGCTGTCCATGCTGGGTTCGGCCCCACAGCACCTGCTGGGACTTCCCGGAGCCGCAGGCCACCCCGCTGCGGCCACCACCGCCTATGCTCGACCTGCGGAGCCGGAGAGTGGAACAg ATCGCTGTAGTGCCTTGGAAGTGGAGAAAAAGTTACTCAAGACAGCTTTCCAGCCGGTGCCAAGGCG GCCCCAGAACCACCTGGATGCCGCGCTGGTCCTATCAGCTCTCTCCTCGTCTTAA
- the Irx3 gene encoding iroquois-class homeodomain protein IRX-3 isoform X1, whose amino-acid sequence MSFPQLGYQYIRPLYPPERPGAAGGGGGGGSAGGRSGPGAGASELAASGSLSNVLSSVYGAPYAAAAAAAAAAQGYGAFLPYATELPIFPQLGAQYELKDSPGVQHPATAAAFPHPHPAFYPYGQYQFGDPSRPKNATRESTSTLKAWLNEHRKNPYPTKGEKIMLAIITKMTLTQVSTWFANARRRLKKENKMTWAPRSRTDEEGNAYGSEREEEDEEEDEEEGKRELEMEEEELAGEEDTGGEGLADDDEDEEIDLENLDSAAAGSELTLAGATHRNGDFGLGPISDCKNSDSDDSSEGLEERPLSVLSLAPAPPPVARAPASPPSPPSSLDPCAPAPAPSSALQKPKIWSLAETATSPDNPRRSPPGAGGSPPGAAVAPPTLQLSPAAAVAAAAAHRLVSAPLGKFPAWTNRPFPGPPAGPRPHPLSMLGSAPQHLLGLPGAAGHPAAATTAYARPAEPESGTGDKKKNIAVVPWKWRKSYSRQLSSRCQGGPRTTWMPRWSYQLSPRLNFSTIFKSLY is encoded by the exons ATGTCCTTCCCCCAGCTCGGATACCAGTACATCCGCCCGCTCTACCCACCCGAGCGCCCGGGAGCCGcgggcggcggcggaggcggcggtAGCGCCGGGGGCCGGAGCGGTCCCGGCGCCGGAGCCTCCGAGTTGGCCGCCTCGGGGTCCCTATCCAATGTGCTTTCGTCCGTGTACGGGGCACCCtacgccgccgccgctgctgccgccgccgccgcccagggTTACGGCGCCTTCCTGCCCTACGCCACGGAGCTGCCCATCTTCCCACAGCTG GGCGCTCAGTATGAGCTGAAGGACAGCCCTGGGGTCCAGCATCCGGCCACGGCCGCCGCGTTCCCGCACCCGCACCCCGCCTTCTACCCCTACGGCCAGTACCAATTCGGGGACCCGTCCCGTCCCAAGAACGCCACCCGGGAAAGCACGAGCACTCTCAAGGCCTGGCTCAACGAGCACCGCAAGAACCCGTACCCCACCAAGGGCGAGAAGATCATGCTGGCCATCATCACCAAGATGACCCTCACCCAGGTGTCCACCTGGTTCGCTAACGCGCGCCGGCGTCTCAAGAAGGAGAACAAGATGACGTGGGCTCCCCGCAGTCGCACGGACGAGGAGGGCAATGCTTATGGGAGCGAGcgggaggaggaggacgaagaggaaGACGAGGAAGAGGGCAAACGCGagctggagatggaggaggaggagctcgCAGGAGAGGAGGACACTGGGGGCGAGGGCCTGGCCGACGACGACGAGGACGAGGAGATCGATTTGGAAAACTTAGACAGCGCGGCAGCCGGATCGGAACTGACCCTGGCTGGGGCGACACACAGGAACGGCGACTTCGGCCTGGGACCCATTTCGGACTGCAAAAATAGCGACTCGGACGACAGCTCTGAAGGCTTGGAGGAGCGACCACTGTCGGTCCTGAGCCTGGCCCCAGCGCCACCGCCCGTGGCCAGGGCTCCTGCATCTCCACCTTCTCCACCCTCCAGCCTGGATCCCTGCGCTCCGGCACCGGCGCCCTCCTCCGCCCTCCAGAAGCCCAAGATCTGGTCACTGGCCGAGACGGCCACCAGCCCGGACAACCCACGTCGCTCGCCTCCCGGAGCCGGAGGTTCTCCTCCCGGGGCAGCCGTTGCGCCCCCGACGCTGCAGCTCTCGCCCGCGGCCGCCGTAGCGGCTGCAGCGGCACACAGACTCGTGTCGGCGCCGCTTGGCAAATTCCCCGCTTGGACCAACAGACCTTTCCCAGGCCCGCCGGCCGGTCCCCGGCCGCACCCGCTGTCCATGCTGGGTTCGGCCCCACAGCACCTGCTGGGACTTCCCGGAGCCGCAGGCCACCCCGCTGCGGCCACCACCGCCTATGCTCGACCTGCGGAGCCGGAGAGTGGAACAggtgacaagaaaaaaaat ATCGCTGTAGTGCCTTGGAAGTGGAGAAAAAGTTACTCAAGACAGCTTTCCAGCCGGTGCCAAGGCG GCCCCAGAACCACCTGGATGCCGCGCTGGTCCTATCAGCTCTCTCCTCGTCTTAACTTTTCAACAATTTTTAAATCGTTGTACTaa